A genome region from Eurosta solidaginis isolate ZX-2024a chromosome 2, ASM4086904v1, whole genome shotgun sequence includes the following:
- the senju gene encoding UDP-galactose transporter senju produces MAMNWLELFPTKLTFIIFLLYISLFIGQGIFVTASQEANNSYNYNTITVVLLTEVLKLLVSTSLYCREKSLKNLVRDVRKDSNVMMLYFVPAFLYCLYNNLAFVNLSTFDPTTYYLLLQLRVVITGVLFQIIFKKYLTCRQWISLLLLTFGCMLKQIDLNLLFGNTNNDNPNAVATPAQTKVNGKNMTGFDISLSALLILAQTICSCLAGVYNEYLLKDKGADVNIFVQNVFMYIDSIVCNVLILFINGQLLGAFTTDSLRAIWRFNVIIIIVNNAAIGIVTSFFLKYMNSIVKTFASALELMFTAVFCYFLFAIPIYINTALSITVVSFAIYLYTQSPVVNTGKLRPLNSLTNASQDQRKLLNPDYDTDLEMEMV; encoded by the exons ATGGCGATGAATTGGCTAGAGTTGTTTCCTACGAAGCTTACGTTTATCATATTTTTGCTGTACATATCGTTGTTCATTGGTCAAG GAATTTTCGTTACAGCTTCACAGGAAGCAAACAATTCATACAACTACAACACAATAACAGTTGTTTTACTCACCGAAGTCTTAAAACTTCTTGTTTCTACAAGCTTATATTGCAGAGA AAAAAGTCTTAAAAATCTGGTGCGTGATGTGCGTAAAGATTCCAATGTTATGATGCTGTATTTTGTACCAGCGTTTCTTTATTGTCTCTATAACAATTTGGCCTTTGTCAATTTATCCACATTTGATCCAACTACATATTATCTATTATTGCAGCTACGCGTCGTTATAACCGGAGTACTATTTCAG ATAATTTTCAAAAAGTATCTAACTTGTCGGCAATGGATATCGCTTTTACTGCTCACCTTTGGTTGTATGTTAAAGCAAATTGATTTAAATCTTTTGTTTGGCAACACAAATAATGATAACCCAAATGCTGTTGCAACACCAGCGCAAACTAAAGTGAATGGCAAAAATATGACTGGCTTTGATATTAGCCTAAGCGCACTACTCATACTTGCACAAACAATATGCTCATGCCTTGCTGGTGTTTATAATGAATATTTGCTGAAGGATAAGGGCGCAGATGtaaatatatttgtacaaaatgTATTCATGTATATCGATTCAATTGTATGTAACGTATTGATATTATTTATAAATGGGCAATTGTTAGGAGCTTTTACTACAGATAGTTTACGTGCTATATGGCGCTTcaatgtaattattattattgtaaataaTGCTGCCATTGGTATAGTTACGAgtttctttttaaaatatatgaatTCTATTGTTAAGACCTTTGCAAGCGCCTTGGAATTAATGTTCACCGCAGTATTCTGCTATTTTCTTTTTGCTATACCAATTTATATTAATACAGCGCTTTCTATAACGGTGGTATCATTTGCCATTTATTTGTATACACAAAGCCCTGTGGTGAATACGGGCAAACTGCGCCCTTTAAATAGTTTAACGAATGCATCACAAGATCAACGTAAGCTGCTCAACCCAGATTATGATACAGATTTAGAGATGGAAATGGTGTAG